From a single Accipiter gentilis chromosome 8, bAccGen1.1, whole genome shotgun sequence genomic region:
- the LOC126041824 gene encoding sterol O-acyltransferase 1-like isoform X6, with amino-acid sequence MAGEDCVRKRQSGSTTTCKNPENEEMQRRPETERSFQNSSNGRVDVDHVITRKMQLIAEAEQLKPAFMKEVDSHFMEFVNSLVAKSALLDSSSSASLFPASCSEKELHKAKTLRAPPEHGKIFTARRSLLDELFEVSHIRTIYHMFIALLIVFILSTLLVDFIDEGRLVLGFDLLVFVFGKLPVVFCTWLCMFCATVIVPYNLFVWWAQGYYSSSHRVIRSLFYGMLFTLFQTAGLGFGPTYIAVSYALPPASRFIVILEQVRLVMKAHSFIRENVPRVLASVKDKSSTVPIPRISQYLYFLFAPTLIYRDNYPRNPTIRWGYVATKFAQVLGSLFYAYYIFVRLCIPQFPNGSQETFNLRGLVLCIFNSILPGVLILFLVFFAFLHCWLNAFAEMLRFADRMFYKDWWNSTSYANYYRTWNVVVHDWLYYYAYRDFLWFFGKKFKAAAMLSVFTVSAAVHEYVLSICFGYCYPVLFCLFTCFGMVFNFILNDRRKGPIWNVIMWTSLFLGQGVIICLYSQEWYARQYCPMENPTFLDYLKPRSWSCHMKM; translated from the exons ATGGCAGGTGAAGACTGTGTAAGAAAACGCCAGTCTGGCTCCACTACAACCTGCAAGAACCCTGAGAACGAGGAAATGCAGAGGAGACCTGAAACCGAGAGGTCATTTCAAAACTCAAGCAATG GCCGGGTTGATGTTGACCATGTGATAACAAGGAAAATGCAACTAATAGCAGAAGCTGAG CAATTGAAGCCAGCTTTCATGAAGGAAGTGGACAGTCACTTCATGGAGTTTGTGAACAGTTTGGTGGCAAAGTCAGCACTCCTGGATTCCTCATCTTCAGCCTCCCTCTTCCCAGCTTCCTGCTCAGAGAAGGAACTGCACAAAGCCAA GACCTTGAGGGCCCCTCCAGAACATGGGAAGATCTTTACTGCCAGAAGGTCCCTCTTGGA TGAGCTGTTTGAAGTGAGTCACATCAGGACAATCTACCACATGTTCATCGCTCTTCTCATTGTCTTCATCCTCAGCACACTTTTAGTAGACTTCATTGATGAAGGAAG GCTGGTCCTAGGATTTGATCTCTTGGTCTTTGTTTTTGGAAAGCTCCCAGTCGTCTTCTGTACTTGGCTGTGCATGTTCTGTGCCACAGTTATTGTTCCATACAACCTTTTTGTCTGGTGGGCCCAAGGCTACTACAGTTCCTCCCATCGTGTAATCCGCTCTCTTTTCTATGGGATGTTGTTCACGCTCTTCCAAACAGCTGGGCTTGGATTTGGACCAACCTATATTGCTGTGTCGTATGCCCTGCCTCCAGCTTCCCGTTTTATTGTAATACTGGAACAG GTTCGTCTTGTTATGAAGGCTCATTCATTCATCCGGGAGAATGTACCCAGAGTCCTAGCCTctgtaaaggacaagtcca GCACAGTACCTATTCCCAGAATTTCTCAATACCTGTACTTCCTCTTTGCTCCCACCCTCATCTACAGAGACAACTATCCCAG GAATCCCACGATAAGATGGGGCTATGTGGCTACCAAGTTTGCACAG GTGCTTGGTTCACTTTTCTATGCCTACTACATCTTTGTGAGACTCTGCATTCCTCAGTTTCCCAATGGTAGTCAAGAAACCTTCAATCTTCGAGGGCTGGTCCTCTGCATCTTCAACTCCATTCTGCCAG GTGTACTGATTCTCTTCCTGGTTTTCTTTGCATTCCTTCACTGTTGGCTTAATGCGTTTGCTGAGATGCTGCGCTTTGCAGATAGGATGTTCTACAAG GACTGGTGGAACTCCACTTCCTATGCAAACTACTACCGAACCTGGAATGTGGTAGTACATGACTGGCTCTATTACTATGCCTACAGGGACTTCCTTTGG TTTTTTGGTAAGAAGTTCAAAGCAGCAGCTATGCTCTCTGTCTTCACAGTATCAGCTGCTGTGCACGAATATGTTCTGAGCATCTGCTTTGGTTACTGTTATCCAGTTCTCTTTTGCCTGTTTACATGCTTTGGAA TGGTCTTCAACTTCATCCTTAATGACCGTCGGAAAGGGCCCATCTGGAATGTGATCATGTGGACATCCCTGTTCCTGGGCCAAGGTGTCATCATTTGCCTCTACAGCCAAGAGTGGTATGCCCGCCAGTACTGCCCTATGGAAAAT CCCACATTCCTGGACTACTTAAAACCACGCTCATGGTCATGTCATATGAAGATGTAA
- the LOC126041824 gene encoding sterol O-acyltransferase 1-like isoform X7, which yields MQLKPAFMKEVDSHFMEFVNSLVAKSALLDSSSSASLFPASCSEKELHKAKTLRAPPEHGKIFTARRSLLDELFEVSHIRTIYHMFIALLIVFILSTLLVDFIDEGRLVLGFDLLVFVFGKLPVVFCTWLCMFCATVIVPYNLFVWWAQGYYSSSHRVIRSLFYGMLFTLFQTAGLGFGPTYIAVSYALPPASRFIVILEQVRLVMKAHSFIRENVPRVLASVKDKSSTVPIPRISQYLYFLFAPTLIYRDNYPRNPTIRWGYVATKFAQVLGSLFYAYYIFVRLCIPQFPNGSQETFNLRGLVLCIFNSILPGVLILFLVFFAFLHCWLNAFAEMLRFADRMFYKDWWNSTSYANYYRTWNVVVHDWLYYYAYRDFLWFFGKKFKAAAMLSVFTVSAAVHEYVLSICFGYCYPVLFCLFTCFGMVFNFILNDRRKGPIWNVIMWTSLFLGQGVIICLYSQEWYARQYCPMENPTFLDYLKPRSWSCHMKM from the exons ATG CAATTGAAGCCAGCTTTCATGAAGGAAGTGGACAGTCACTTCATGGAGTTTGTGAACAGTTTGGTGGCAAAGTCAGCACTCCTGGATTCCTCATCTTCAGCCTCCCTCTTCCCAGCTTCCTGCTCAGAGAAGGAACTGCACAAAGCCAA GACCTTGAGGGCCCCTCCAGAACATGGGAAGATCTTTACTGCCAGAAGGTCCCTCTTGGA TGAGCTGTTTGAAGTGAGTCACATCAGGACAATCTACCACATGTTCATCGCTCTTCTCATTGTCTTCATCCTCAGCACACTTTTAGTAGACTTCATTGATGAAGGAAG GCTGGTCCTAGGATTTGATCTCTTGGTCTTTGTTTTTGGAAAGCTCCCAGTCGTCTTCTGTACTTGGCTGTGCATGTTCTGTGCCACAGTTATTGTTCCATACAACCTTTTTGTCTGGTGGGCCCAAGGCTACTACAGTTCCTCCCATCGTGTAATCCGCTCTCTTTTCTATGGGATGTTGTTCACGCTCTTCCAAACAGCTGGGCTTGGATTTGGACCAACCTATATTGCTGTGTCGTATGCCCTGCCTCCAGCTTCCCGTTTTATTGTAATACTGGAACAG GTTCGTCTTGTTATGAAGGCTCATTCATTCATCCGGGAGAATGTACCCAGAGTCCTAGCCTctgtaaaggacaagtcca GCACAGTACCTATTCCCAGAATTTCTCAATACCTGTACTTCCTCTTTGCTCCCACCCTCATCTACAGAGACAACTATCCCAG GAATCCCACGATAAGATGGGGCTATGTGGCTACCAAGTTTGCACAG GTGCTTGGTTCACTTTTCTATGCCTACTACATCTTTGTGAGACTCTGCATTCCTCAGTTTCCCAATGGTAGTCAAGAAACCTTCAATCTTCGAGGGCTGGTCCTCTGCATCTTCAACTCCATTCTGCCAG GTGTACTGATTCTCTTCCTGGTTTTCTTTGCATTCCTTCACTGTTGGCTTAATGCGTTTGCTGAGATGCTGCGCTTTGCAGATAGGATGTTCTACAAG GACTGGTGGAACTCCACTTCCTATGCAAACTACTACCGAACCTGGAATGTGGTAGTACATGACTGGCTCTATTACTATGCCTACAGGGACTTCCTTTGG TTTTTTGGTAAGAAGTTCAAAGCAGCAGCTATGCTCTCTGTCTTCACAGTATCAGCTGCTGTGCACGAATATGTTCTGAGCATCTGCTTTGGTTACTGTTATCCAGTTCTCTTTTGCCTGTTTACATGCTTTGGAA TGGTCTTCAACTTCATCCTTAATGACCGTCGGAAAGGGCCCATCTGGAATGTGATCATGTGGACATCCCTGTTCCTGGGCCAAGGTGTCATCATTTGCCTCTACAGCCAAGAGTGGTATGCCCGCCAGTACTGCCCTATGGAAAAT CCCACATTCCTGGACTACTTAAAACCACGCTCATGGTCATGTCATATGAAGATGTAA